In one Oryza glaberrima chromosome 2, OglaRS2, whole genome shotgun sequence genomic region, the following are encoded:
- the LOC127761558 gene encoding 60 kDa jasmonate-induced protein-like, with translation MDHRLQRFVLTTIFLVAAAFATLQLAHAQPPATRREVPSLPITFNLVTQTHHDFYRELRGMLARTSSPPYDPTDVMGRNVLGRRSPEFISVPWRWVMVDVVAPRDAGSHVEMRTTLAIADDDLYILGFANRTGHWHVMKDFGGLPEPLTKLTIEHSYGDLVGSFQNLHTVPLGRESAVQAVKTLANYNSAMAEAQLKLPIAKFAIMISEALRFPFIRNTFSTNWESETFMKPDHVKYVVYWGRLSKALVWWKQSGNIWWPRPESDLGKDFKYINVKTSQDAVKLVDLLIRPASRYS, from the coding sequence ATGGATCATCGTCTGCAGCGGTTCGTTTTGACGACCATCTTCCTAGTTGCCGCCGCTTTTGCGACCCTGCAGCTCGCCCATGCCCAGCCACCAGCGACACGACGTGAAGTCCCGTCTCTCCCGATTACTTTCAACCTTGTGACCCAGACACATCATGACTTCTACCGCGAACTACGTGGGATGCTGGCCAGGACTAGTTCTCCACCGTACGACCCAACCGATGTGATGGGGAGAAACGTTCTCGGGAGGAGAAGTCCCGAGTTCATCAGCGTGCCATGGAGATGGGTCATGGTGGATGTCGTCGCCCCCAGGGACGCCGGATCACATGTAGAGATGAGGACGACATTAGCAATTGCCGATGACGATCTATACATTCTTGGTTTCGCTAATCGCACCGGCCATTGGCACGTCATGAAAGATTTTGGAGGTTTACCAGAACCACTCACGAAGCTAACGATTGAACATAGCTATGGCGACCTGGTTGGTAGTTTCCAGAATCTCCACACAGTTCCTCTGGGAAGGGAGTCCGCCGTACAAGCCGTCAAAACACTTGCAAACTACAACAGCGCCATGGCCGAAGCACAACTCAAACTGCCGATTGCCAAGTTTGCGATCATGATATCTGAAGCCCTGCGGTTCCCTTTCATCAGGAATACGTTCAGTACAAATTGGGAGAGCGAGACCTTCATGAAGCCGGACCATGTGAAATACGTGGTTTATTGGGGACGGCTCTCTAAGGCCCTAGTGTGGTGGAAGCAAAGTGGAAATATTTGGTGGCCACGTCCAGAAAGCGACCTTGGCAAAGACTTTAAATACATTAATGTCAAAACGTCACAGGATGCTGTGAAGCTAGTTGATTTGCTGATTCGCCCAGCTTCAAGGTACTCctag